CCTGTTACTGGCTGAATACGCAAACGCCGGACTTCTCCCTACCTTTTGGCCCCCGTCCGCTGGTATTTGTTAGCCTGATGATTGCGATAGCTGTGCTTTGCTCATGGGTCGGCGCACTTTGCTGGAACGTCGCCAGCCAGCGATTACCGACGGTTATCCTCGGACCGTTGATTGTTTTCGAAACGCTGGCAGGTTTGCTGTACACCTTTTTACTCCGCCAGCAAATGCCGCCGCTAATGACGCTGAGCGGTATCGCGCTGTTAGTGATTGGCGTGGTCATTGCGGTCAGAGCCAAACCGGAAAAGCCTTTAACTGAATCTGTCTCAGAAAGTTGACACGCTGGCAGTGAGTTAAATAAGCCTCTGCTACGTAAGGGTTATAGCATTTGCCTTAAAGATGCATTTAAAATACATCTTATATTATTAAGAATGAGGTATCAGCTATGGCTTATCGCGACCAACCTTTAGGTGAACTGGCGCTCTCTATTCCTCGCGCTTCGGCTCTGTTTCGTAAATATGATATGGATTACTGCTGTGGCGGTAAGCAAACGCTGGCGCGCGCGGCGGCACGTAAAGAACTGGATGTTGAGGTCATTGAAGCCGAACTGGCAAAGCTTGCTGAACAACCGATTGAGAAAGACTGGCGTAGCGCCCCACTGGCAGAAATCATCGACCATATCATCGTGCGCTACCACGATCGTCACCGCGAGCAGTTGCCGGAGCTGATCCTGCAAGCGACCAAAGTCGAGCGCGTTCACGCCGACAAACCGAGCGTGCCAAAAGGGCTGACAAAATACCTGACTATGCTGCATGAAGAGCTTTCCAGCCACATGATGAAAGAAGAGCAGATCCTCTTCCCGATGATCAAACAAGGCATGGGCAGCCAGGCAATGGGGCCAATTAGCGTAATGGAAAGCGAGCACGATGAAGCGGGTGAACTGCTGGAAGTAATCAAACACACTACCAATAACGTCACACCGCCGCCGGAAGCCTGCACCACCTGGAAAGCGATGTATAACGGTATTAATGAACTGATTGATGACCTGATGGAGCACATCAGCCTGGAAAACAATGTACTGTTCCCACGCGCGCTGGCGGGTGAGTGATCTAAAAGCTGGATGGCATTGCGCCATCCAGCATGATAAAGCCGTTACTTCCGCAGTTCAGCAGTCCGCTTCTTACCAATAAACAACCAGCCCAACCCCAGCGCGATAAACCACAGCGGGGTAACCAGCAGCGCCTGGCGAGTGTCATCTTCCAGTGTCAGCAGCACGACCACGAACACAAAGAACGCCATACATACCCAGCACATCAGCTTGCCGAGCGGCATCTTGTAGATAGACTTCTCATGCAGGTGCGGACGCTGTTTGCGATACACCAGGTATGAGCAAAGGATAATCGTCCAGACGAACATAAACAGAATCGCGGAAACAGTCGTGATCATCGTGAACGCGCCAATTACACTTGGATTCACATACAACATCACCACGCCGCCGAGCAAACAGATACAAGAGAAGGTCAGCCCTTTCGCGGGCACGGCGCGCTTAGAAAGTTTAGCGAACGCTTTCGGCGCAACACCTTCCTGGGCCAGACCAAACAGCATACGGCTGGTAGAGAAGACGCCGCTGTTAGCGGAAGACGCCGCAGAGGTCAGCACCACAAAGTTGATTACGCTGGCAGCCGCAGGCAAACCCACCAACACAAACAATTCAACAAACGGGCTTTTCTCCGGGACTACTGAACTCCACGGCGTCACGGACATAATCACAATCAGCGCGAAGACGTAGAACATAATGATACGGATCGGAATGGAGTTAATCGCACGTGGCAGTGATTTCTCCGGATCTTTCGTTTCCGCAGCGGTTGTACCGACCAGCTCAATCCCCACGAAAGCGAAAACCGCTATCTGGAATCCGGCAAAGAAGCCACTTAAACCTTTCGGGAACCAGCCGCCGTCATTCCACAAATGCGCAAACGACGCTTCCACACCGGTCGGTGACTTGAAGTGCATCATGACCATGATCAGACCAACGACAATCAGCGACACGATGGCGACAATTTTGATCATCGCAAACCAGAACTCCATCTCACCGAACATTTTCACAGTAGCGAGGTTGAGCGTCAGCAGCAGCACTATCACCGCCAGCGAGGCAACCCAGTCGGAGAGATCGGGGAACCAGAACTGAGCATAGGCAGTGATGGCCACCACGTCCGCCATACCGGTAACCACCCAGCAGAACCAGTAGGTCCAGCCAGTGAAATATCCCGCCCATGGCCCCAGTAAATCGGAAGCGAAGTCACTAAAAGATTTGTATTCCAGATTCGAAAGCAGCAATTCCCCCATTGCCCGCATCACGAAAAAGAGCATAAAACCGATGATCATATAAACGAAGATGATCGACGGTCCGGCAAGGCTGATTGTTTTACCGGACCCCATAAACAACCCCGTACCAATGGCCCCACCAATGGCAATAAGCTGAATATGTCGGTTTGTGAGATTGCGCCGTAGCGACTGTTCAGCCGGAGCCTGATCATCGGCAACGACTTTTACCTGATCTACCATGTTTTTTTCTTCCTGTACCTGTCTGTGTTGTTCAGGCTCTGCGGCCTTTAGTCAGTCTATGATACGACGAATCTGTATCGGGACTCATCGATATTAGGTAACAATACGCGGGATGAATACTAAGATTTAGATCTAATGTTAATTTTATGTTTAAAGTGAGTGTCATATCACGGTGATAACGCGAAACAGCTCACAAAAATACACGCTTACGTGGTCTTTGCAACACAAAATAGCGCCATTTGGCAAACTGAAGGGTTTATTGCTGAATGCCTGCTCCCCTCTGGCTCGAGGGGAACAGAATGCGCTGCTTAGAGGATTTCCAGCAGTTCGACTTCAAACACCAGGGTGCTGAACGGAGGGATGGACGCGCCTGCGCCACGCTCGCCATATGCCAGTTCCTGCGGGATAGTCAGTTCCCATTTAGAACCTACCGGCATCAGAGTCAGTGCTTCAATCCAGCCAGGGATCACGCCGTTAACCGGGAATTCAGCTGGCTCGCCGCGAGCGACGGAGCTGTCAAACACGGTGCCGTCGATCAGTTTTCCGGTGTAATGAACACGAACGCGGTCGGTACGTGCCGGAATTGCGCCTTCCCCCTGATTGATCACGCGGAATTGCAGGCCAGATTCGGTGCTATTCACACCTTCTTTTTTGGCGTTTTCTTCCAGGTATTTCACACCTTCAGCAGCCATCGCCTGGAAACGCTGACGACGAACGGCATCGGCGCGTTCGTGGATTTCACGCAGCGCGCGGTGCACCACATCAACCGGAACAGCCGGATGTTTGCCTTCCAGCGCATCAGCAATACCAGCCACCAGCGCCTCCGGCAGCAGCCCTTGCAGGCCAGATTCACTCAGTTGTTGGCCTACCTGTAAACCAATGCCGTAACTTGCTTGCGCTTCGATGGTGTCAAAAGTTGGGGTGGTCATCGTATTTCCTTTCTTCGGGTATAAAGTAGCGGGCAGGATATCAGCCACGCTTCTTCCGGTAAAACTTTGTCGCGGGATGAGTGACAAATCCCAGGGAAACAGAAACAATAGGGATAATCCGCATGAATACAAAAACAGCGGTAATACCACGGACATCATAGCGTTAGCTTATTACTGCGCTATGATTGAGGAACACGACGCGGAGCAGGAGGAAAACCATGCCTGGGCGCTTTGAACTAAAACCAACTCTGGTGAAAATCTGGCACGCACCAGATAACTTTCGCCTCATGGACCCGTTGCCGCCGATGCATCGCCGCGGGATCATTATTGCGGCAATAGTGCTGGTTATCGGTATTCTTCTGCCTGGAGATGAAACACGCCAGATGCCTGTTGTCACCCGCGAAGCGCAGTTAGATATGCAATCCCCCCCAGGTGAAGCACAGCTACAGGCACATTTAGTGACACCACAAAACGATCCGGATCAGGTCGCCCCGGTCGCGCCGGAACCTATTCAGGAAGGTCAACCTGAAGAGCCACCTGTTGCAGAGACACAATCTTTCCAACCGGAAAGTGGTATCGATCAACAGTGGCGGACATATCGCGTAGAACCAGGCAAAACCCTTGCCCAGCTGTTCCGCGACCACAATTTGCCGCCTACAGACGTGTACGCTATGGCCCAGGTCGAGGGCGCGGATAAACCGCTCAGTAACCTGCAAAATGGTCAGATTGTTAAAATCCGTCAGAATGCGAATGGGGTGGTTACCGGCTTAACCATTGATACAGGAAATAATCAGCAAGTCCTGTTCACCCGCCAACCTGATGGTAATTTCATCCGCGCGCGCTGATTACCCACGGGCAGGATTCACCAAAAGCCAGCTCAGGATGGTCTCTTTGATCACCCTGCGTCTGGCTTCCAAAGCCTCAGGTGAAACCATGCTAATGTGATATACCATCCCCAGTGTGTACTGGTTTATTAAATAATATGCCCCCAGTGCGGCGATATTAATATTGATTTGTAAGGGATCAATATCTTTCTTAAAGGTTTTCTGCCGCTGCCCCTCTTCTAATAATGAAGCCATTGACTGCAAATGTGCATGGTTAATTTCAGCAAGGCGTTTTGATTTTTTATAATGCACGCCCTTACTTTGGTTTTCACTATGGACTATTTTTAAAAACCACGGGTTATTGATGTAATAATCCCAAGTAAAATCAATTATTTTCTCGATCGCAATAACCGGCGAAAGCCCTGAAATGTCAAGCTCTCTCTCTTTTTCGCGAATATCGTTCCAGGTATATTCCAGTACTTCAATAAACAAATTTTCTTTATTACCAAAGTGGTGATAAACCGTCTGTTTACTGCACCCTGCTGCCTTTACAATATTATCTACTCTGGCCCCTTCATAACCATATTCGGCAAATTCATTAACCGCGCATAGCAGCAATTTTTCCTTCAGGTTTTGTGCGTGACTGGTATCAAGATACATTCCACTTCCCCACTTCCTCTTCGTGATGGCTATCATAACCGGATTTGATCTCAGCGACAGCAAAAAGGATAAAAGTCGTAATTTCATTGAGTTATCAAATTACCTGTGATCACTCTCGCATATCAACCAACTAGATGGTTGATCTTTCTTGCCACACATTGCAAGCTAATCGTCACTTAAGGAAATAATATTCAAAAAGAGGGTTATCGTATGAAGTCAACACGTCCTGTTGCTGTCATCACTGGAGCCGCACGTGGTATTGGAAAGGGCTGTGCACTGGAACTTGCGCGTGGCGGATTTAATCTGCTGATTAATGATCGTCCGGATGCCGACAGCGTAGAAAAATTACATGCCACACAACAGGAATGTCTGGCAGAAGGCGTGGAAGTGATTTGCTTCCCTGCTGATGTTGGCGATCTCTCCCTTCATGAAGAGATGCTCGACGCGGCGCAAAACCAGTGGGGACGTCTGGACTGTCTACTCAACAACGCAGGCATTTCAGTGAAAAAACGCGGTGACCTCCTCGACCTCGAACCAGACAGCTTCGACCAAAACATTGCCATTAACACCCGTGCGCCGTTCTTCCTTGCTCAGGCATTCAGTAAGCGATTACTGGCACAGCCGAAACCGGAAGCAGAACTGCCGCACCGCTCGATTATTTTTGTCAGTTCCATAAACGCCATCATGCTGGCGATGAATCGCGGCGAATATACCATTGCCAAAACTGCCGTCTCCGCCGCAGCTCGCCTGTTTGCCGCTCGCCTTTGCAATGAACAAATTGGCGTTTATGAAGTGCGCCCTGGCCTAATCAAAACCGATATGACCATTCCGGCAACGGCTTATTACGACGAACTGATTGCTAAGGGGTTAGTGCCGTGGGGACGTTGGGGTTATCCGGCTGATATTGCCTCAACGGTCCGCGCGATGGCGGAAGGCAAACTGATTTACACCTGTGGTCAGGCGGTCGCCATCGACGGCGGCTTAAGTATGCCGCGCTTCTGAGGCTGAATCATGAGAGATCTGTTACAACGCCCGGATTTATTCAGTATCAATACTGCGACACTGGGCTATAAAACGCCGCTACCTGCCATTATTGATGCCTGCGCCGCACGCGGTATTGGCGCGATTGCCCCCTGGCGCAGGGAGTTACAGGGTGAAGATCTCCAGCAAATCGCCCGCCAGCTTGCTGCCAGTAACATGAGCGTTTCCGGTTTGTGCCGTAGCACTTACTACACCGCGCCAACGCTGACGGAACGCAAACTGGCGATTGATGATAACCGCCGGGCGCTGGACGACGCCGCTGTACTGAACGCCGCCTGTTATATGCAGGTGGTTGGCGGTCTGCCAATGGGAACAAAAGATCTGTACGAAGCGCGGGAACAGGTGAAACAAGGGATTTGCCAGTTGCTGCCACATTCGAAAGATGTCGGCGTACCAATTGCGCTGGAGCCGCTGCACCCGATGACCGCCGCCGATCGCTCTTGCCTGTGCACGTTACGTCAGGCGCTGGACTGGTGTGATGAACTCGATCCGGATGGGGAGTTTGGCCTCGGCGTGGCGGTAGATGTCTACCACGTTTGGTGGGATCCGGATCTCGCCAGTCAGATCCGGCGTGCCGGAAAACGGATACTCGCGTTTCATGTTTCCGACTGGCTGGTACCGACTACCGATCTGGTCAATGATCGGGGAATGCCGGGAGATGGCGTCATTAATATTCCCTCTATTCGGCGGCTGGTTGAAAACGCCGGATTTAATGGCGCTATTGAACTGGAAATATTCTCACCGTACTGGTGGCAAAAAGATATTAACAGCACACTGGATATTAGCGTCGATCGCATCGCGCATTATTGCTAAGGAATAATCATGAATGACCAACCCGTTCTGTTCAGCAGAGCGGCGGCTTCTTGCCGCCTGACATTGAACCGTGAAGATAAATGTCATGCTATTAATGAAGAAATGATCGAATCTCTCGACCATTATTTAAATGAAATTGAAAACGACACCACATTACGATTAGTCGAATTAACGGCAACCGGCGATAAATTCTTTTGTGCGGGCGGCGATATTAAATCGTGGTCAGCCTATTCGCCATTAGATATGGGCAGAAAATGGATTAAACGCGGCAATGACGTTTTTAATCGCCTGCGCAATTTACCTCAATTAACGGTTGCGAATCTCAACGGTCATACCATCGGCGGTGGTATTGAACTTGCCTTGTGCTGCGATATTCGTATTGCCCGCCCCAGTGCGAAATTCTCTAATCCGGAAGTAATGCTCGGCATGGTGCCTGGCTGGATGGGCATTGAACGCGTGCTTAATCAGGTCGGTCCGGTGGTCGGTCGCCAGATGCTGATGCTGGGTAAACGCCTGACGGCGCAGGAAGCTCAGGCGGCGAATTTAATTGATGAAGTGGTAGAAAAAGAACAGGTGGAAAGCTGGATGGCGAATCAGTTAGCGCAGCTGGAAAAATGCGGTCCGGTGGCGCTCGCACATATTAAGCAACTGATTCTGGCGCTGGAAAATAAACACGCCGATTACCCGCACCAGTTACTGGCTGGATTAATGTCCGCCACTCAGGATTGCCAGCAGGCGACGCGCGCATTTGCCGAAAAAAGTAGCGTGAGCTTCCAAAATCAATAAGGAAATTGTATGCGTAAGATAACAACCGCCGAGACACTGGCGGCGCAAATTCAGGACGGCGCAACCATTGCCATTAGCGGTAATGGCGGCGGCATGGTGGAAGCGGACCATATTCTGGCTGCTATTGAAGCGCGTTTCCTGCAAACCGGACACCCGCGCGATCTGACATTAATCCACTCACTGGGCATTGGCGATCGCGACTGCAAAGGCACTAACCGCTTCGCTCATGCAGATATGCTCAAACGCATCATTGCCGGACATTTTACCTGGTCGCCCAAGATGCAGGATCTGGTGAAAAACAATGCTATTGAAGCCTACTGCTTCCCTGGTGGCGTAATTCAGGCACTGCTGCGGGAGATCGGTGCCGGACGTCCAGGGCTTTTTACCCACGTTGGGCTGGGATCGTTTGTTGATCCGCGCAACGGCGGCGGTAAGTCGAACGCCAGCAGCACTGAGGATCTGGTAGAACTGATTGAAATCGACGGTGAAACCAAACTTCGTTATCGCCCCTTCAAAGTGGACTACGCGATTTTGCGTGGCACTTATGCCGATCCGCGTGGCAACGTCAGCCTCGAAGAAGAGGCGATTGATATGGATAGCTATTCCATGGCGCTGGCAGCACACAACAGCGGCGGTAAAGTGTTCGTACAGGTGCGCGATGTGCTGGAAGCTGGTGCCATTGAACCACGCCGGGTCAAATTACCGGGCATTCTGGTTGATGGCATCGTTGAACACCGCGAACAACCGCAAACCTATCTTGGCGGTTACGACCTGACCATCAGCGGTCAGCATCGCCGTTTGAGTTCTAACGACGCTATTGAACTGGTTAGTCATCCGGTGCGCCGCCTGATTGCCCGTCGGGCAGCACGCGAACTGGTGGCTGGCGCTTCAACCAACTTTGGCTTTGGCATTCCCGGCGGCATTCCTGGGGTTGCACTGCGCGAAGGCGTGCCTTATCAAAGTTTATGGCTGAGCGTCGAGCAAGGCGTGCATAACGGTATGATGCTGGATGATGCTCTGTTCGGCTGCGCCCGTAACGCCGATGCCATTATTCCATCACTCGATCAATTCGAATTCTACAGTGGCGGAGGGATCGATATCACCTTCCTCGGCATGGGAGAGATGGATCAGTACGGTAACGTCAACGTCTCCCATCTCAATGGCAATCTCATTGGCCCCGGCGGATTTCTCGAAATTGCGCAAAACGCCCGTAAAGTGGTGTTCTGCGGCACGTTCGACGCCAAAGGTAGCAAGATTGATGTAACACCAGATGGCTTGCATATTGCCCAGTCAGGTCAAATCCCTAAACTGGTTACCCAGGTGGAAAAAATCACTTTTAGCGCCGCCTACGCACAGCAAAGCGGTCAGGAAGTGTTGTATATCACTGAACGTGCAGTATTCCAGTTAACGGCAGAAGGCGTTGAATTAATTGAAATCGCACCAGGTGTGGAGATTGAGCGCGACATTCTGCCATATATGGCCTTCCGTCCAATTATCAATCAGCCACGCCTGATGGAAAGTAGCCTGTTTACGCCGATGGAGGATGCATGAGCCAGCTTGATGACACCCTCCTTGATGCGCTGACGCACGTCACTTTCCCGAAAGGTTTTGTGTCAGCAGAGCCAGCGTCAATTGTCACGGTTGAAGATGTCGATTACCCGATCTGGCAAGTTGATGCGCTAGTCGTTGGTAGCGGCGCGGCAGGGCTGCGCGCAGCGGTTGAACTTAAGCGCCGCCAGCAAAATGTGTTGATCGCCACTGCCGGGTTATATATGGGGACGTCGGCATGTTCTGGTTCCGATAAACAGACACTGTTTACCGCCGCTACCGCGGGCAATGGCGACAACTTCACCAAACTGGCAGAGGCACTGGCGAGCGGTGGGGCGATGGATCACGACACCGCTTATGTCGAAGCGGTAGGTTCTCTGCACACTCTTGGCGGGTTGCAATATCTTGGTCTGGAATTACCGGAAGATCGCTATGGCGCGATTCTTCGTTATCAAACCGACCATGACGAAGCCGGGCGTGCAACCTCGTGTGGGCCGCGTACCTCAAGGTTAATGGTGAAAGTGCTGCTGGAAGAAGTACAGCGCCTCGCCATTCCAGTGTTGACCAGTGCAACAGTGATTAAACTACTGCATCAGCGTGACGAAAACGGCGAAGACCGCGTGGCGGGAGCAATCCTCGCGACCGGTCATCGCGCCCATAACCCTTGGGGGCTGGCAATTGTGACGGCGCCCAATGTGGTACTGGCAACGGGCGGACCGGGCGAGCTTTATCGCGACAGTGTTTATCCACATAAATGCTTCGGCTCGCTGGGACTGGCACTGGAAGAAGGTTTGACGCTAACCAATCTGACAGAAAGCCAGTTTGGTATTGGCACGCCACGCAACACCTTTCCGTGGAATTTGTCCGGCACCTATGTACAGGTGATCCCATATATCTATTCCGTAGATGCTGAGGGCAACGAGTATAACTTCCTCACGGATTACTATCGAACTACCCAGGAACTGGCTTCAAACATCTTCCGTAAAGGCTATCAGTGGCCGTTTCACGCCACACGAGTGATGGATTTTGGCTCCAGCTTGTTAGATATGGCAGTAGCGCAAGAGCAGCAATCAGGGCGTCAGGTATTTATGGATTTCAATCGCAATCCTGAACCTGTGCCGGGTGACATGCCGTTCTCATTAGATCGACTGGACGACGACGTTCGCGCGTATCTGGAAAATAACGACGCTCTGGCACCATCGCCCATCGAACGACTGCAACGAATGAATCCGCTGTCTATCTCGCTGTATAAGATGCACGGTTACGATCTCACCACGCAGCCATTGCAGTTTGCCATGAATAATCAACATATGAATGGCGGCATTGAAGTGGATATCTGGGGGCAAACCTCCCTGCCCGGCTGTTTCGCCGTGGGGGAAGTTGCTGGCACACACGGCGTCACTCGCCCTGGTGGTGCGGCATTGAATGCCGGGCAGGTTTTTGCTGTTCGTCTGGCACGTTTTATTGGTTGCACGCAAAAACGTAATATTGATGGAGATATAGCACAGCTGGTAGCTCCGGCACTGGCTTCTATAAGAGAGATCATTACTCAGGCGCACGATAACGGGACCGGGATGCCGTTGTCGATTGTGAGAGAAAAAATTCAGGCACGAATGTCTGAGTATGCGGGATTTATTTGCCATGCCGATAAAGTTCGACGTGCCACTCGTGATGCCCTGCTATTGAGTGAATTTGTCCAACAGCATGGATTGGCAATCAAACATGTGGGCGAAGTTGCCGAGCTGTTTATGTGGCGGCATATGGCACTGACGTCTTCCGCCGTATTAACGCAATTGACGCATTATATTGACGCAGGTGGTGGTAGCCGGGGAGCACGTATTATTCTCGACAGTGATGGAAATTCTATTCCGCAAACACGAAATGGTTTTTGTGATGCCTGGCGCTTTCGTTCAGAGCGTACTGAGGATAAAAAAGATAAACTACTTATTCATTATTGCAATGGTATCTTTCACGTCAGAAAAGCACCTGTTCGTGAGTTTCCCATTATCCGCGGCATTTGGTTTGAAAAAAACTGGCCTGGTTTTCTTAATGGGACAATTTACCAGCCACAGGATGAATGATATTGCAAAGGTTAATCACTATGCGAAATATAATTAGATCTATTAATGCTCTACTTGCAACATTAAATATTACCATTTTGGCGATCATTGTGGCATGTGTGACATGGCAGGTGGTAGCACGATTTATATTTAAAAGCCCCAGTATATTTACTGATGAACTCAGTCGTTTGCTTTTTATTTGCCTTGGCCTTTTTGGTGGTGCCTATACCGCGGGGCAGAACCGGCATCTGGCGATTGATCTGCTTCCTATGATGCTGAAAGGAAAAGCCCGGCGTCATTTATTTTTGTGTATTCAGATTATCGTTATTATCTTCGCTACCATCATTATGGTATATGGTGGTGGGCTATTAACAATGGACACTTTCGATTCAGGTCAAACCTCGCCCGCTTTAGGCTGGCAGATGGGATATATCTATATGAGCATCCCGATTAGTGGTTTACTTATTATTATATACACCATAGATATGGTTTTAACCGAACTTAAACAACCACTCTAAAGATAACAAACAACAACCAACCATAGTAGGAATGGAGAAATTATGGATTACTGGTTACCGATTATTGTGTTATTTGGTGCCTTCTTTTTTATGTTGGCATTAGGTGTACCTATTGTTTATGCCATTGGTTTATCAACACTGGCATCAATTTCCACACAACTCGATTTCAACTCAGCATTGAGTGTGGTTTCCCAAAAGTTAGCCTCCGGGTTAGATAGTTTTACGTTGTTGGCAATCCCATTTTTTATCTTGTCTGGCAACATTATGAATCATGGAGGAATAGCGCGACGATTAATCAACTTTGCCCGTATTCTCGGCGGTCGTCTGCCAGGCTCACTTGCTCACTGTAATATTCTTGCCAATATGCTGTTCGGGGCAATTTCTGGTTCAGCTGTTGCTTCGGCGGCTGCGATGGGCGGCGTCATGCATCCACAGCAGGTTAAAGAGGGTTACGACCCGGCATTCAGTACCGCTGTTAACGTTGCCTCTGCACCGACAGGTTTACTTATTCCACCCAGTAATACGTTAATTGTCTTTTCACTGGTCAGTGGTGGTACTTCTATTGCCGCACTGTTCCTGGCAGGATATGTCCCGGGAATTTTATTGGGCCTGGCGCTGATGACTGTGGCTGGTATTATCGCGGTACGCCGGGGTTATCCAAAACCAGAACGTCCGACTTTGCGCCAGGCTGGAGTGGCAATATGGATGGCGATCCCCAGTATTTTCCTGATTGTATTAATTATGGGTGGTGTACTAAGCGGTATTTTTACCCCGACAGAAGCATCTGCAATTGCGGTAATTTATACCCTTTTCCTTGCACTGGTTCTTTATCGTGAAATCTCAGTTAAAGATTTGCCTAAGATATTTCTGGAATCCGTCATTACCACAGCAATTGTTTTGTTGTTAATTGGTTCTTCAATGGGAATGTCATGGGCAATGTCAAACGCTGACGTTCCCTTCCTGATTCTCGATTTGCTTAACACTATTTCTGACAATCCAATAATCATCCTGCTTATTATCAATATTATTCTGTTGATTATCGGCACATTTATGGATATGACACCGGCGGTACTGATTTTTACGCCGATATTTTTACCGGTTGTCACCGAACTGGGCATGGA
The nucleotide sequence above comes from Escherichia coli. Encoded proteins:
- the ytfE gene encoding iron-sulfur cluster repair protein YtfE, giving the protein MAYRDQPLGELALSIPRASALFRKYDMDYCCGGKQTLARAAARKELDVEVIEAELAKLAEQPIEKDWRSAPLAEIIDHIIVRYHDRHREQLPELILQATKVERVHADKPSVPKGLTKYLTMLHEELSSHMMKEEQILFPMIKQGMGSQAMGPISVMESEHDEAGELLEVIKHTTNNVTPPPEACTTWKAMYNGINELIDDLMEHISLENNVLFPRALAGE
- the cycA gene encoding D-serine/D-alanine/glycine transporter, translating into MVDQVKVVADDQAPAEQSLRRNLTNRHIQLIAIGGAIGTGLFMGSGKTISLAGPSIIFVYMIIGFMLFFVMRAMGELLLSNLEYKSFSDFASDLLGPWAGYFTGWTYWFCWVVTGMADVVAITAYAQFWFPDLSDWVASLAVIVLLLTLNLATVKMFGEMEFWFAMIKIVAIVSLIVVGLIMVMMHFKSPTGVEASFAHLWNDGGWFPKGLSGFFAGFQIAVFAFVGIELVGTTAAETKDPEKSLPRAINSIPIRIIMFYVFALIVIMSVTPWSSVVPEKSPFVELFVLVGLPAAASVINFVVLTSAASSANSGVFSTSRMLFGLAQEGVAPKAFAKLSKRAVPAKGLTFSCICLLGGVVMLYVNPSVIGAFTMITTVSAILFMFVWTIILCSYLVYRKQRPHLHEKSIYKMPLGKLMCWVCMAFFVFVVVLLTLEDDTRQALLVTPLWFIALGLGWLFIGKKRTAELRK
- the fklB gene encoding FKBP-type peptidyl-prolyl cis-trans isomerase; translated protein: MTTPTFDTIEAQASYGIGLQVGQQLSESGLQGLLPEALVAGIADALEGKHPAVPVDVVHRALREIHERADAVRRQRFQAMAAEGVKYLEENAKKEGVNSTESGLQFRVINQGEGAIPARTDRVRVHYTGKLIDGTVFDSSVARGEPAEFPVNGVIPGWIEALTLMPVGSKWELTIPQELAYGERGAGASIPPFSTLVFEVELLEIL
- a CDS encoding OapA family protein — translated: MPGRFELKPTLVKIWHAPDNFRLMDPLPPMHRRGIIIAAIVLVIGILLPGDETRQMPVVTREAQLDMQSPPGEAQLQAHLVTPQNDPDQVAPVAPEPIQEGQPEEPPVAETQSFQPESGIDQQWRTYRVEPGKTLAQLFRDHNLPPTDVYAMAQVEGADKPLSNLQNGQIVKIRQNANGVVTGLTIDTGNNQQVLFTRQPDGNFIRAR
- a CDS encoding TetR/AcrR family transcriptional regulator, giving the protein MYLDTSHAQNLKEKLLLCAVNEFAEYGYEGARVDNIVKAAGCSKQTVYHHFGNKENLFIEVLEYTWNDIREKERELDISGLSPVIAIEKIIDFTWDYYINNPWFLKIVHSENQSKGVHYKKSKRLAEINHAHLQSMASLLEEGQRQKTFKKDIDPLQININIAALGAYYLINQYTLGMVYHISMVSPEALEARRRVIKETILSWLLVNPARG
- a CDS encoding 3-ketoacyl-ACP reductase, translating into MKSTRPVAVITGAARGIGKGCALELARGGFNLLINDRPDADSVEKLHATQQECLAEGVEVICFPADVGDLSLHEEMLDAAQNQWGRLDCLLNNAGISVKKRGDLLDLEPDSFDQNIAINTRAPFFLAQAFSKRLLAQPKPEAELPHRSIIFVSSINAIMLAMNRGEYTIAKTAVSAAARLFAARLCNEQIGVYEVRPGLIKTDMTIPATAYYDELIAKGLVPWGRWGYPADIASTVRAMAEGKLIYTCGQAVAIDGGLSMPRF
- a CDS encoding sugar phosphate isomerase/epimerase family protein, translated to MRDLLQRPDLFSINTATLGYKTPLPAIIDACAARGIGAIAPWRRELQGEDLQQIARQLAASNMSVSGLCRSTYYTAPTLTERKLAIDDNRRALDDAAVLNAACYMQVVGGLPMGTKDLYEAREQVKQGICQLLPHSKDVGVPIALEPLHPMTAADRSCLCTLRQALDWCDELDPDGEFGLGVAVDVYHVWWDPDLASQIRRAGKRILAFHVSDWLVPTTDLVNDRGMPGDGVINIPSIRRLVENAGFNGAIELEIFSPYWWQKDINSTLDISVDRIAHYC
- a CDS encoding enoyl-CoA hydratase/isomerase family protein — translated: MNDQPVLFSRAAASCRLTLNREDKCHAINEEMIESLDHYLNEIENDTTLRLVELTATGDKFFCAGGDIKSWSAYSPLDMGRKWIKRGNDVFNRLRNLPQLTVANLNGHTIGGGIELALCCDIRIARPSAKFSNPEVMLGMVPGWMGIERVLNQVGPVVGRQMLMLGKRLTAQEAQAANLIDEVVEKEQVESWMANQLAQLEKCGPVALAHIKQLILALENKHADYPHQLLAGLMSATQDCQQATRAFAEKSSVSFQNQ
- a CDS encoding acyl CoA:acetate/3-ketoacid CoA transferase; amino-acid sequence: MRKITTAETLAAQIQDGATIAISGNGGGMVEADHILAAIEARFLQTGHPRDLTLIHSLGIGDRDCKGTNRFAHADMLKRIIAGHFTWSPKMQDLVKNNAIEAYCFPGGVIQALLREIGAGRPGLFTHVGLGSFVDPRNGGGKSNASSTEDLVELIEIDGETKLRYRPFKVDYAILRGTYADPRGNVSLEEEAIDMDSYSMALAAHNSGGKVFVQVRDVLEAGAIEPRRVKLPGILVDGIVEHREQPQTYLGGYDLTISGQHRRLSSNDAIELVSHPVRRLIARRAARELVAGASTNFGFGIPGGIPGVALREGVPYQSLWLSVEQGVHNGMMLDDALFGCARNADAIIPSLDQFEFYSGGGIDITFLGMGEMDQYGNVNVSHLNGNLIGPGGFLEIAQNARKVVFCGTFDAKGSKIDVTPDGLHIAQSGQIPKLVTQVEKITFSAAYAQQSGQEVLYITERAVFQLTAEGVELIEIAPGVEIERDILPYMAFRPIINQPRLMESSLFTPMEDA